A part of Streptomyces sp. DSM 40750 genomic DNA contains:
- a CDS encoding glutamate synthase subunit beta, whose translation MADPKGFLTTPREEWPRRPVEERVRDWDEVYVPGALLPIISRQADRCMDCGIPFCHEACPLGNLIPEWNDLVSREDWRAASDRLHATNNFPEFTGRLCPAPCEAGCVLAINQPAVTIKNVEVAIADRAWADGLTPPRPPDRLSGKTVAVIGSGPTGLAAAQQLTRAGHTVAVYERADRIGGLLRYGIPAFKMEKRHLDRRLEQMRAEGTKFRTSTAIGKDIGAAELRARYDAVVIATGATAWRELDVPGRELGGIHQAMEYLPLADRVCEGDLEVSPLSAAGKHVVIVGGGDTGADCLGTAVREGAASVTQLDIYPLPEAERDEDVDPWPTYPKVYRLSAAHEEARDLRTAPAASADARLFAASTLRFTGDEAGHVRALHLVEVDERRQPRPGTGRTLPADLVLLALGFSGPDRHDGLVDQLGLALDPRGTITRGPDFATNVPGVYAAGDAARGQSLIVWAIAEGRAVAAAVDHRLTGTERLPAPIGPYDRPMTA comes from the coding sequence CTGCCGATCATCAGTAGGCAGGCCGACCGCTGCATGGACTGCGGGATCCCGTTCTGCCACGAAGCCTGTCCGCTGGGGAACCTGATCCCCGAGTGGAACGACCTCGTGTCGCGGGAGGACTGGCGGGCGGCGAGCGACCGGCTGCACGCCACGAACAACTTCCCCGAGTTCACCGGGCGGTTGTGTCCCGCGCCCTGTGAGGCGGGGTGTGTGCTGGCGATCAACCAGCCGGCGGTGACCATCAAGAACGTCGAGGTGGCCATCGCCGACCGGGCCTGGGCGGACGGTCTCACACCGCCGCGCCCGCCCGACCGGCTGTCCGGGAAGACGGTCGCCGTCATCGGCTCCGGGCCCACCGGGCTGGCGGCGGCGCAGCAGTTGACGCGGGCCGGGCACACGGTCGCGGTGTATGAACGGGCCGACCGGATCGGGGGGTTGCTGCGGTACGGGATCCCCGCGTTCAAGATGGAGAAGCGGCATCTGGACCGGCGGCTGGAGCAGATGCGGGCGGAGGGTACGAAGTTCCGTACGTCGACCGCCATAGGGAAGGACATCGGAGCGGCCGAGCTGCGGGCCCGGTACGACGCCGTGGTCATCGCGACCGGCGCCACGGCCTGGCGGGAACTGGACGTGCCTGGGCGGGAGCTGGGCGGTATTCACCAGGCGATGGAGTATCTGCCGCTGGCGGACCGGGTGTGCGAGGGGGATCTGGAGGTGTCGCCGTTGTCGGCGGCCGGGAAGCATGTCGTGATCGTCGGGGGCGGTGACACGGGGGCGGACTGTCTGGGGACGGCGGTGCGGGAAGGGGCCGCGTCCGTGACCCAGTTGGACATCTATCCGCTGCCGGAGGCGGAGCGGGACGAGGACGTCGATCCGTGGCCGACGTATCCGAAGGTCTACCGGCTCTCGGCGGCGCATGAGGAGGCGCGCGACCTTCGGACGGCACCGGCGGCGAGCGCCGACGCGCGGCTGTTCGCGGCGTCCACGCTCCGCTTCACCGGGGACGAGGCGGGGCACGTACGGGCGTTGCACCTGGTCGAGGTGGACGAGCGGCGGCAGCCGCGGCCCGGCACCGGGCGGACACTTCCCGCCGATCTCGTGCTGCTCGCCCTCGGGTTCTCCGGGCCGGACCGCCACGACGGGCTCGTCGATCAGCTCGGGCTGGCCCTCGATCCGCGCGGGACGATCACGCGGGGGCCGGACTTCGCGACCAACGTGCCCGGTGTGTACGCCGCCGGGGACGCCGCCCGTGGGCAGTCCCTCATCGTCTGGGCGATCGCCGAGGGGCGGGCGGTGGCCGCCGCGGTCGACCACCGGCTGACCGGGACGGAGCGGCTGCCGGCGCCGATCGGGCCGTACGACCGGCCGATGACGGCGTAG
- a CDS encoding carboxymuconolactone decarboxylase family protein: protein MTTNTTANATTGTPTTSDAAATPPVAAAAAPRLDFAKSARNVFRALIGFDAAAREGLDPTMVELIQIRASHLNHCAYCLHMHTNDARKAGESEDRLHMIPVWREARHFFTAREQAALALTEAVTLVADGGVPDAVYAEASTHFDDTELAHVLALILTINTWNRIALSTGKQAGTDDR from the coding sequence ATGACGACGAACACGACAGCGAACGCGACGACAGGCACGCCGACGACCAGCGACGCGGCGGCGACGCCTCCGGTAGCCGCAGCCGCAGCCCCTCGCCTCGACTTCGCGAAGTCCGCCCGGAACGTCTTCCGCGCCCTCATCGGCTTCGACGCGGCGGCCCGCGAGGGCCTCGACCCGACGATGGTCGAACTGATCCAGATCCGCGCCTCCCACCTCAACCACTGCGCCTACTGCCTCCACATGCACACCAACGACGCCCGCAAGGCCGGCGAGAGCGAGGACCGGCTCCACATGATCCCGGTCTGGCGCGAGGCCCGGCACTTCTTCACCGCCCGCGAACAGGCCGCCCTCGCCCTCACCGAAGCGGTCACCCTCGTCGCCGACGGCGGCGTTCCCGACGCCGTCTACGCCGAAGCCTCCACCCACTTCGACGACACCGAACTGGCCCACGTCCTCGCCCTGATCCTCACCATCAACACGTGGAACCGCATCGCCCTGTCCACAGGCAAACAGGCAGGCACGGACGACCGCTAG
- the pdxR gene encoding MocR-like pyridoxine biosynthesis transcription factor PdxR — MVDSWVNSAERIGADLHLELSGGSGRRAALIRALRDAVRGGRLAPGTRLPPYRSLAADLGIARNTVADAYAELVAEGWLTARQGSGTRVAMGLPPTPFRQWGRAEPLGAPARVPRSAPPRARGPRHDLRQGTPDVSAFPRAAWAASYRRALTQAPNEAFGPGDPAGRVELREALTEYLARARGVRTEPSRIVICSGFGHALRLLFHGRVLRGPLAVESYGLGFHRELLAAASVRTVPLPLDEDGARVDGLDGERAVLLTPAHQFPTGGPLHPVRRAAVVDWARARGGVILEDDYDGAFRYDRKPVGAVQGLDPERVVHIGSVSKSLSPALRLGWMVLPERYVDAVLDAKGEREAWASVPEQLALADFVVSGAYDRHVRRMRQRYRARRDRLVAALAAHAPHIEATGIAAGLHAVLRLPPGTERSAVKAAAWRGVALDGLAAFRHPEAAGDAPDGLVVGYATPAEHAYGAALEALCGVLPPR; from the coding sequence ATGGTGGATTCATGGGTCAATTCGGCGGAGCGGATCGGGGCCGATCTGCATCTCGAACTGTCCGGTGGGAGTGGGCGGCGCGCGGCGCTGATCCGGGCGCTGCGGGACGCGGTGCGTGGTGGTCGGCTCGCTCCTGGGACCCGGTTGCCCCCGTACCGCTCGCTCGCCGCGGATCTGGGCATCGCGCGCAACACGGTCGCCGACGCGTACGCGGAGCTGGTCGCCGAAGGCTGGCTGACGGCCCGGCAGGGTTCGGGGACGCGAGTCGCCATGGGGCTACCTCCCACGCCCTTCAGGCAGTGGGGGAGGGCCGAACCGCTGGGTGCTCCCGCGCGCGTCCCCCGAAGCGCGCCTCCGCGCGCGCGTGGGCCACGGCACGATCTGCGGCAGGGCACGCCGGACGTGTCGGCGTTCCCGCGTGCGGCCTGGGCGGCGTCGTACCGCAGGGCGCTGACGCAGGCGCCCAACGAGGCGTTCGGACCGGGTGATCCGGCGGGCCGGGTCGAGCTGCGGGAGGCGCTCACCGAGTATCTGGCACGCGCGCGTGGCGTGCGGACCGAGCCGTCGCGGATCGTGATCTGTTCCGGCTTCGGGCACGCGCTGCGGCTGCTGTTCCACGGCCGGGTGCTGCGGGGGCCGCTGGCCGTGGAGTCGTACGGTCTTGGCTTCCACCGTGAGCTGCTGGCGGCGGCCTCCGTACGGACTGTTCCGCTGCCGCTCGACGAGGACGGTGCCCGGGTGGACGGGTTGGACGGGGAGCGGGCCGTGCTGCTCACGCCCGCGCACCAGTTCCCCACCGGAGGGCCACTGCATCCCGTCCGGCGTGCCGCCGTCGTGGACTGGGCACGCGCGCGTGGCGGGGTGATTCTGGAGGACGACTACGACGGGGCGTTCCGCTACGACCGCAAGCCCGTCGGGGCCGTGCAGGGCCTGGATCCCGAGCGGGTCGTGCACATCGGCTCGGTCAGCAAGAGCCTTTCGCCGGCGCTGCGGCTGGGGTGGATGGTCCTGCCTGAGCGGTACGTCGACGCCGTACTGGACGCGAAGGGCGAGCGGGAGGCGTGGGCGAGCGTGCCGGAGCAGCTGGCGCTCGCGGACTTCGTCGTCTCCGGGGCGTACGACCGTCATGTGCGGCGTATGCGGCAGCGGTACCGGGCGCGGCGCGACCGGCTGGTCGCGGCCCTCGCCGCGCACGCGCCGCACATCGAGGCCACCGGGATCGCGGCCGGGCTGCACGCCGTGCTGCGGCTGCCGCCCGGGACCGAGCGGTCCGCGGTGAAGGCGGCGGCCTGGCGGGGCGTCGCGCTCGACGGGCTGGCCGCGTTCCGGCACCCCGAGGCGGCGGGTGATGCCCCGGACGGGCTCGTCGTGGGGTACGCGACGCCTGCGGAGCACGCGTACGGGGCGGCTCTGGAGGCGCTGTGCGGGGTGCTGCCGCCCAGGTGA